The following proteins are encoded in a genomic region of Vicingaceae bacterium:
- the greA gene encoding transcription elongation factor GreA: MSQSQYFTQEGLNKLKEELKYLKNVERPKISKQIAEAREKGDLSENAEYDAAKEAQGLLELKIAQLENIIANAKIIDESKLDTSKVSILTKVKIKNLANNMVMEYTLVSEKEANLAQKKISVESPIGKGLLGKKKGEVVEIVTPAGKVKFEILEISL, translated from the coding sequence ATGTCACAATCACAATATTTTACACAAGAAGGCCTGAATAAGTTAAAGGAAGAACTAAAGTATCTAAAAAACGTAGAAAGGCCTAAAATTTCAAAGCAAATTGCCGAAGCTAGGGAAAAAGGCGATTTGTCGGAAAATGCCGAATATGATGCAGCAAAAGAAGCACAAGGGCTGCTAGAATTAAAAATTGCCCAACTGGAAAATATTATTGCCAATGCTAAAATCATTGATGAATCGAAGTTGGATACCAGTAAAGTGTCTATTCTGACCAAGGTCAAAATAAAAAATCTTGCCAACAATATGGTCATGGAGTATACATTGGTTTCTGAAAAAGAAGCCAATTTGGCACAGAAAAAAATTTCTGTTGAATCTCCCATAGGAAAAGGCTTGTTGGGAAAGAAAAAAGGTGAAGTTGTCGAGATTGTAACACCTGCAGGAAAGGTTAAATTTGAAATTTTGGAAATAAGCTTGTAA
- a CDS encoding single-stranded DNA-binding protein: MASINKVILVGNVGKDPEVITLDNGTKLAKFPLATSESYTDKSGQRVENTTWHNIVVWRNQAEIVEKYVKKGRQLYIEGKIKTRSYTDKDNATRYITEIEVDNFIMLGRRDDFEDDSSVQNQSGNSTQQNKPDLNNEPAINSDFESSIEEDDLPF, encoded by the coding sequence ATGGCAAGTATCAATAAAGTTATTTTAGTAGGAAATGTTGGAAAAGACCCTGAAGTAATTACGCTTGACAACGGAACAAAGTTGGCCAAATTCCCCTTGGCCACCTCGGAATCATACACCGACAAAAGCGGTCAAAGAGTAGAAAACACCACATGGCACAATATAGTGGTATGGAGAAACCAGGCAGAAATTGTGGAAAAATACGTTAAAAAAGGTCGCCAGCTTTACATAGAAGGCAAGATTAAAACTCGCTCCTATACTGATAAAGATAATGCCACACGTTATATCACAGAAATTGAAGTAGATAATTTTATCATGCTTGGCCGCAGGGATGATTTTGAAGATGATTCATCTGTTCAAAATCAATCCGGCAATTCAACACAACAAAACAAACCCGACTTAAATAATGAACCTGCCATAAATTCCGATTTTGAATCCTCTATTGAAGAGGACGATTTGCCATTTTAA
- a CDS encoding hypothetical protein (possible pseudo, frameshifted) → MDEPPSHIFKDLLFVYLAQSPDSSFWALLAILCLLIIASGLVSASEISYFSLSASEKSAIEDYDDRSNLKYIKFLINNPQKLLATILISNNFINIAIVLISSTIIQTYLSFSHPYGRIFFELGVITSIILIFGEILPKVIASKNILQFAHLMARPIYLLFKLLSPFSALLLVISGFIHKKFRKKGIKITKNELEKAINITEDIGTHQEEQKILEGIVKFGDISVKQVMKPRIDVAALDY, encoded by the coding sequence TTGGACGAACCGCCCTCTCATATTTTTAAGGATTTATTATTTGTTTATCTTGCCCAAAGCCCTGACTCTTCTTTTTGGGCTTTATTGGCTATTTTATGTTTATTGATTATTGCATCAGGGTTGGTTTCTGCATCCGAAATTTCTTACTTTTCATTATCAGCTTCTGAAAAATCGGCCATCGAGGACTATGATGACCGTTCCAACTTAAAATACATCAAATTTTTGATAAACAATCCGCAAAAATTGCTTGCCACTATTTTGATAAGCAATAACTTTATCAATATTGCCATTGTCCTTATTTCTTCCACCATCATACAAACATATCTTTCATTTAGTCATCCTTATGGCCGTATTTTTTTCGAATTGGGAGTTATCACATCAATTATTTTAATTTTCGGCGAGATTTTGCCAAAAGTGATTGCTTCAAAAAATATCCTTCAATTTGCCCATTTAATGGCTCGTCCTATTTATCTTCTTTTTAAGTTACTCTCACCCTTTTCTGCATTATTATTAGTCATTTCCGGTTTTATTCATAAAAAATTCAGGAAAAAAGGAATAAAAATCACAAAAAACGAATTGGAAAAAGCCATCAATATCACCGAAGACATTGGCACTCATCAAGAAGAGCAAAAAATTTTGGAAGGTATTGTCAAATTTGGCGACATTTCTGTTAAACAAGTGATGAAACCTCGCATTGATGTCGCTGCATTAGATTATTAA
- a CDS encoding hypothetical protein (possible pseudo, frameshifted): MLDFIRDCGYSRIPVYKETFDNIVGVLYIKDLLPYLDQNKDFEWQKFLRDPFFVPENKKLDDLLRDFQKRKMHMAIVVDEFGAVPGIITLEDVLEEIVGEITDEYDDEEVFYSIIDDDTYIFEGKTPLKDFYRIMQIEDSENFEKHKGESETIGGFIMELMGKIPQKNEKITFDDYQFVIESADRKKIKSIKVIKLHNNQIPSGNQE, translated from the coding sequence GTGCTTGACTTTATCAGAGATTGCGGATATTCACGCATTCCGGTCTATAAAGAAACTTTCGACAATATCGTAGGAGTATTATACATTAAGGATTTATTACCATATCTTGACCAAAATAAAGATTTTGAATGGCAAAAATTTTTGAGAGATCCTTTTTTTGTACCTGAAAATAAAAAACTTGATGATTTGCTGAGAGATTTTCAGAAAAGAAAAATGCATATGGCCATTGTTGTGGACGAATTTGGTGCTGTTCCGGGAATAATTACGCTCGAAGATGTTCTTGAAGAAATTGTCGGCGAAATCACCGACGAATATGATGACGAGGAAGTTTTTTACTCTATTATCGATGATGACACCTATATTTTTGAAGGGAAAACCCCTCTAAAGGACTTTTACAGAATTATGCAGATTGAAGATTCCGAAAACTTTGAGAAACACAAAGGCGAGTCAGAAACCATTGGAGGATTTATTATGGAATTGATGGGTAAAATTCCACAGAAAAACGAAAAAATTACATTTGACGATTATCAATTTGTAATTGAATCGGCAGACCGAAAAAAGATAAAATCTATCAAAGTCATTAAATTACACAATAATCAAATTCCTTCCGGAAATCAGGAGTAA
- a CDS encoding HIT family protein, with the protein MASIFTKIIKGELPCHKIAENEHCIAFLDIFPLKKGHTLVVPKKEIDLIFDLPDKEYSELWMFAKDIAKKIKKAVPCQRVGIAVVGMEVPHAHIHLIPLDNIDDINFSRPKLKLTPEELEEIAQKIKNA; encoded by the coding sequence ATGGCTTCGATATTCACAAAAATAATCAAAGGGGAGTTACCTTGCCATAAAATCGCTGAAAATGAGCATTGTATAGCTTTTTTGGATATTTTCCCTCTTAAAAAAGGACATACTTTGGTAGTTCCCAAAAAAGAAATTGATTTGATTTTTGATTTGCCTGATAAAGAATATAGCGAATTATGGATGTTTGCTAAAGACATTGCCAAGAAAATTAAGAAAGCAGTGCCGTGTCAACGTGTAGGAATTGCAGTTGTTGGCATGGAAGTTCCTCATGCACATATACATTTAATTCCTTTGGATAATATTGACGATATAAATTTTTCACGTCCAAAACTGAAATTGACTCCTGAAGAACTAGAGGAAATTGCTCAAAAAATTAAAAATGCCTGA